The Triticum dicoccoides isolate Atlit2015 ecotype Zavitan chromosome 6A, WEW_v2.0, whole genome shotgun sequence genome has a window encoding:
- the LOC119314896 gene encoding uncharacterized protein LOC119314896, producing MGFFRRIAGMFGGSRDDADHHHDAGGGGGDVPHEKVAAAAAAAAASGHATRRGFSVQVPVPVDRPAAGPVLAPCPAGDGGVQGFRWYTRRLRIDEDGDVADEFLDEVLPESSDNNDASPAGRFQVKYNTRPTALAMRKQTIAVDGDIRHCVEHQGQLQWV from the exons ATGGGCTTCTTCCGCCGGATCGCCGGTATGTTCGGCGGCTCCAGGGACGACGCCGACCACCACCacgacgccggcggcggcggcggggacgtcCCGCACGAGAAGGTGGCCGCTgccgccgcggcggcggccgccTCCGGGCACGCTACTAGGCGCGGATTCAGCGTCCAGGTGCCCGTGCCGGTCGACCGGCCGGCGGCCGGGCCCGTGCTGGCCCCCTGCCCCGCTGGAGACGGCGGCGTCCAG GGCTTCCGGTGGTatacaaggaggttaaggattgacGAAGATGGCGACGTCGCCGACGAGTTCTTGGACGAGGTCCTCCCCGAAAGCTCGGACAACAACGACGCGAGCCCAGCTGGAAGGTTCCAGGTGAAATACAACACGAGACCAACCGCTCTAGCGATGAGGAAGCAAACGATCGCCGTCGACGGCGACATCCGCCATTGCGTGGAGCACCAAGGGCAGCTCCAGTGGGTGTGA